Below is a genomic region from Microbacterium sp. KUDC0406.
GACCTGGACGCCACGGTCCAGGCGGGCGTCGACGCCCGCCTGGACAACAACGGCCAGGCCTGCAACGGCGCGAAGCGCTTCATCGTCGTGGACGGCCTGTACGACGCGTTCACCGAGAAGTTCACGGCGGCGATGGCCGGCGGTCACCGCGACCGATCCGATGCAGGACGACACTGTGCTCGGTCCGGTGTCGTCGGAGGCTGCGGCGGAACGTCTGCAGGAGCAGATCGACGGCGCGGTCGCGCAGGGGGCCACGCTGCTGACCGGCGGCACCCGCGACGGCGCGTTCTTCGCGCCGACGGTGCTGGCCGACGTGACGCCCGAGATGGACGTCTACCGCGAGGAACTGTTCGGCCCGGCCGCAGTGGTCTACCGCGTCGCCGACGAGGACGCGGCGGTCGCCCTGGCGAACGACACCTCGTTCGGGCTCGGCTCGTACGTGTTCACGACGGATGCCGCACAGGCCGAGCGCGTGGCCGACAGGATCGAGGCCGGAATGGTCTACGTCAACCTCGTGCTGGCGGACAGCCCCGAGCTGCCCTTCGGCGGCATCAAGCGCAGCGGCACGGCCCGCGAGCTGGGACACCTCGCCGCCGACGAGTTCGTGAACAAGAAGCTCATCCGCGTGGGGTGAGTCCCGCAGCGCCGACGCCCCGCCCGGTCCGCCGGGTGGGGCGTCCTGCATTCCAGTGCGGTGCGCTTCGGCCCGCGGAATCCTCCTGTCCTCGCCGGAACTCCTGTTCCAGGGTGGCGGCTGCTCAGTCCTCGGCGCTGAGCGCGGGGAGCAGCACGCCCGCGATGCCGGCGGCGACCCGCCGCGAACCCGGCACATCGTCCTCGCCGGAGAAGGCCGCAAGGAACCCCTGGTGGAACGCGGCACCGACGAGCGTGCGCGCGGCGGCCGTCGTGTCGGCATCGCGGCGGATGCGACCCGCTCTGCGCTCGGCGTCGAGGAACCGGCGCACCTCGGTGACGGCCTCGGCGGGCCCCTTGCCCTGGGCGGTGACGCCGTCGCGATGCTGGGCGAGCAGGTCGGGTGACCCGAAGACCGATGCCGCGAGCGGGAACGTGCTCGTGAAGAACGCCATCAGCTGCTCGGTCAGCGTCATGAGCGCCTCGAGCAGATCCTCCGAGCCTGCGGCATCGGGATCGAAGCGCACCCGCGGCGTGCGCTCTTCGAGCACGCACAGGAACAGGTGCTGCTTGTCGTCGAAGTTCTTGTACAGCAGCGCCTCGGACAGGCCGGCCCGCTGCGCGATGAGCTTGGTCGTCGCGTTCGCGATGCCGCGCTCGCGCATGACGAGAAGCGCAGCGTCGAGGAAGCGTTCACGGGCGGGCGGAGCAGGATCGGCCATGGGCCTATCCTAGTGAGTAAGTGTTCACTCACCCCGAGGGGAATCGCATGCGCGTCGCCATCATCGGAGCATCCGGCAGGTCCGGCCGCCGGGCCGTCGCCCACGCCCTCGAAGCGGGACACGAGGTCGTCTCGGTCGTGCGCACGCCGTCGTCCGCGCCGGCGTCGACGGAGGTCGCGCAGGCGGATGCCCGCGACGTCGACGCCCTCGCCGCGGCGATGACCGGAGCGGATGCCGTGCCACCTTCGACACCGTCGGCCGCGCGGCGGTCGACGCCCTGACGCATCCGGACTGGATCGGTCGCGCGGTGTACATCACGGAGTGACATCCGAGGTTCCGGCTCGGGCCGGGGAAGGATCGGCACGCCGCCGGAGCTTCGCGGTCGCGAGTGCGACGAGGAAGCAGGCCGCCACGACTCCGAGGCCGAGCAGCTGCCAGCCCGCGACGCTCGCCATCGCGCCGGCACCGAGGGATCCGATCACCTGGAACGAGCCGGTGATCGTCTCTGCGATGGGCTGTACGCGTCCCCGTTCTTCGGCGCGGTAGGTGCTGGTGATCAGTGCGCTGCCTCCGCTGAAGGTGAGGTTCCAGCCCACGCCGATCGTCAGCATCGCCGTGAAGAACGCCCACTCTGCGGTGCTGAAGGCTGCGACCGCGCCTGAAACGAGAATCAGTACGATCCCGATGGAGGTGATGGCCCGCTCGCCGATCCGGTCGATGATGCGCGCGACGAAGAATCCGGGCGCGAACATGCCGACCATGTGCAACTGGACGGCGAACGCCGCTGCAGCTTCACTGTGGCCCATCGCCATCCCCGCGATGGGGCCCGCTGTCATCATCGCGTTCATCGCGACCGCGGCGAATGCCGTTGTCAGCACTCCCGCCAGCAGGATCGGCTGGCGCCACAGCACTCTCCGGGACCGCCCGCCCGAGCCTACTGCCGGGCCTGTTGTCATGCGCCCGAGCTCGGCGGGGAGCATCGCGTTCCAGAGTGCGGCGATCACGCCGAACACCGCGACCAGGACGTAGCTGGCCACGTAGGTCACGGGTAGGAGGTCCGCGGTCCACGTGGCGAGGAACGGCCCGATCAGGGCGGCGACGAGCCCGCCGGCCAGCACCGTCGTGACGGCCGCCGCGCGCGCCCCCTGAGCGGTGTCGGCGGCGGCATAGCGGTAGTAGCCCGTCGCCGCGCCGTACAGGCCGATGAGGAACGTGCCCGCACACAGCAGCCAGAAGGAGCCCCATTGCACCGCCAACGCCGAGATCAGCCCTGAAGCTATTGCGGCGCCGGAGAAGAGCACGAACGTCTTGCGGTAGCCGAATCGCCCGATCGTCCGTGACACGACGAATGTCGATGACAGAGCGCCGACGGCGATCAGGCTGAAGGGAAGCGTCGCGAGCGCGTCCGTCGGGGCGAGGTGATGCCCGACGATCCCGGTGAGCGTGAGATCGATAGAGCTTCCGAACACGGCGAGGGCCTGTGAAGGGGCTAACCGACGCGCGATCCGAAGGCTCGCATGTCGGGTTGAGATCGTCGAAGATTCGGTCATGTCATCGATGATCCGGACCCGGCGGCAGCCCGACCAGTGGCATGAATGCCGCTTTAGCTAAGATTACTGCCATGGTTCGTTCCTCCATGCCACGCGAGTCCGCCCGCCATCGGATCGCCGTGCTCGCGATGGAGCGAGTGCAGCCGATGGAAGTGGGCATCCCGTTCCAGATCTTCGACCGCGAAGCGCTCCCCTACGACGTGGTGCTCTGCGCTCGTCGGGCCGGCCCGGTCGACACCATGAACGGGTGGCAGCTGATCGCACCGTGGGGCCTCGACGCCCTCGAGACCGCCGATACCGTGATCGTTCCTGCTTTCCGAGACATCGGCTCGATCCCCGAAGATGTCGCTAGCGCGCTGCGTCAGGCCCACAGTCGCGGGGCTCGGATGGTATCCATCTGCGCGGGGGCGTTCGCCCTCGCGAACGCCGGGCTTCTCGACGGCCGGCGGGCCACCACCCA
It encodes:
- a CDS encoding TetR/AcrR family transcriptional regulator, encoding MADPAPPARERFLDAALLVMRERGIANATTKLIAQRAGLSEALLYKNFDDKQHLFLCVLEERTPRVRFDPDAAGSEDLLEALMTLTEQLMAFFTSTFPLAASVFGSPDLLAQHRDGVTAQGKGPAEAVTEVRRFLDAERRAGRIRRDADTTAAARTLVGAAFHQGFLAAFSGEDDVPGSRRVAAGIAGVLLPALSAED
- a CDS encoding NAD(P)H-binding protein produces the protein MRVAIIGASGRSGRRAVAHALEAGHEVVSVVRTPSSAPASTEVAQADARDVDALAAAMTGADAVPPSTPSAARRSTP
- a CDS encoding MFS transporter, whose translation is MTESSTISTRHASLRIARRLAPSQALAVFGSSIDLTLTGIVGHHLAPTDALATLPFSLIAVGALSSTFVVSRTIGRFGYRKTFVLFSGAAIASGLISALAVQWGSFWLLCAGTFLIGLYGAATGYYRYAAADTAQGARAAAVTTVLAGGLVAALIGPFLATWTADLLPVTYVASYVLVAVFGVIAALWNAMLPAELGRMTTGPAVGSGGRSRRVLWRQPILLAGVLTTAFAAVAMNAMMTAGPIAGMAMGHSEAAAAFAVQLHMVGMFAPGFFVARIIDRIGERAITSIGIVLILVSGAVAAFSTAEWAFFTAMLTIGVGWNLTFSGGSALITSTYRAEERGRVQPIAETITGSFQVIGSLGAGAMASVAGWQLLGLGVVAACFLVALATAKLRRRADPSPARAGTSDVTP